The following proteins come from a genomic window of Pseudomonas putida:
- the ftsB gene encoding cell division protein FtsB: MRSPYWLFLVLLLLLGGLQYRLWVGNGSLAQVAELKQQIDEQHAENERLLERNRVLYAEVLELKKGMETVEERARHELGMVKEGETLFQLPQK; encoded by the coding sequence ATGCGCAGTCCCTATTGGTTGTTCCTTGTCCTGCTCCTGCTGCTTGGTGGCCTGCAGTACCGCCTGTGGGTGGGTAACGGCAGCCTGGCGCAAGTGGCTGAGCTCAAGCAGCAGATCGACGAGCAGCATGCCGAGAACGAGCGGCTGCTGGAGCGTAACCGCGTGCTCTATGCCGAGGTCCTGGAATTGAAAAAAGGTATGGAGACCGTTGAAGAACGGGCTCGTCACGAATTGGGGATGGTCAAAGAGGGTGAAACCCTCTTCCAGCTGCCGCAAAAATGA
- the fghA gene encoding S-formylglutathione hydrolase codes for MSLDNISCQKSFGGWHKRYRHHSKVLGCDMVFAVYLPPQAEQGEKLPVLYWLSGLTCTDENFMQKAGAQRLAAELGLIIVAPDTSPRGEQVPGDPDGAWDFGLGAGFYLNATQQPWAQHYRMHDYVVKELPELIEAHFPASDQRSISGHSMGGHGALVCALRNPGRYSSVSAFSPISNPMDCPWGEKAFSRYLGDDRARWREWDASVLLAETPAGECPPLLVDQGDRDDFLAKQLKPEALEQAARKGGHALSLRLQPGYDHSYYFIASFIDEHLRHHAVALGRG; via the coding sequence ATGAGCCTGGATAACATCTCCTGCCAGAAAAGCTTTGGCGGCTGGCACAAGCGTTACCGGCATCACTCCAAGGTGCTGGGTTGCGACATGGTGTTCGCCGTTTACCTACCACCGCAGGCCGAACAGGGCGAAAAGCTGCCAGTGCTGTACTGGCTCAGCGGCCTGACCTGTACCGACGAGAACTTCATGCAGAAGGCCGGCGCCCAGCGCCTGGCCGCCGAGCTTGGCCTGATCATCGTAGCGCCAGATACCAGCCCGCGTGGCGAGCAGGTGCCGGGCGACCCTGACGGTGCCTGGGACTTCGGCCTGGGTGCCGGCTTCTACCTCAACGCCACCCAGCAGCCCTGGGCGCAGCACTACCGCATGCACGACTATGTGGTCAAGGAGCTGCCAGAGCTGATCGAAGCGCACTTCCCAGCCTCGGACCAACGCAGCATCAGTGGCCATTCCATGGGTGGGCATGGCGCGCTTGTCTGCGCCCTGCGCAACCCGGGTCGCTACAGCTCTGTATCGGCGTTTTCGCCGATCAGCAATCCGATGGATTGCCCTTGGGGGGAGAAGGCATTCAGCCGTTACCTGGGTGATGACCGGGCGCGCTGGCGCGAGTGGGATGCCAGTGTGCTGCTTGCCGAGACACCAGCGGGCGAGTGCCCGCCGTTGCTGGTCGATCAGGGCGATCGTGACGACTTCCTTGCCAAGCAGCTCAAGCCTGAAGCGTTGGAGCAGGCGGCCCGCAAAGGGGGGCATGCGCTGAGCCTGCGCCTGCAACCTGGCTATGACCATAGCTATTACTTCATCGCCAGCTTCATCGATGAGCATCTGCGTCATCACGCAGTGGCACTTGGTCGGGGGTAG
- the ispD gene encoding 2-C-methyl-D-erythritol 4-phosphate cytidylyltransferase, which translates to MIKTLPAFWAVIPAAGVGARMAADRPKQYLQLGGQTLLEHSLDCFLGHPTLKGVVVSIAADDPYWPGLRCASDPRIQRASGGRERADSVLNALLLLHAQDAADTDWVLVHDAARPNLARTDLDRLLSELADDPVGGLLAVPARDTLKRADANGRVSATVDRSTIWQAYTPQMFRLGALHRALAECLVSDVVVTDEASAIEWSGQAPRLIEGRSDNIKVTRPEDLEWLRQRWAGRR; encoded by the coding sequence ATGATCAAAACCCTGCCGGCCTTCTGGGCCGTGATTCCTGCTGCGGGCGTAGGTGCCCGCATGGCTGCCGACCGCCCGAAGCAGTATTTGCAATTGGGTGGGCAGACCCTTCTCGAGCATAGCCTCGACTGTTTTCTCGGCCATCCGACGCTCAAGGGTGTTGTGGTCAGCATTGCTGCGGATGATCCTTACTGGCCGGGCTTGCGCTGCGCCAGCGATCCCCGCATCCAGCGTGCGTCGGGTGGGCGTGAACGCGCCGACTCGGTGCTCAATGCCCTGTTGCTGTTGCATGCCCAAGATGCGGCGGACACTGACTGGGTGTTGGTGCACGATGCGGCGCGGCCGAACCTGGCTCGTACGGATCTTGACCGTTTGTTGTCGGAATTGGCTGATGACCCGGTAGGTGGGCTGCTGGCGGTCCCTGCGCGAGACACGCTGAAGCGCGCCGATGCCAATGGGCGGGTCAGTGCTACTGTGGATCGCAGCACCATCTGGCAGGCTTACACGCCGCAGATGTTCCGCCTTGGGGCTTTGCATCGGGCCTTGGCCGAGTGCCTGGTGTCCGACGTGGTAGTCACCGATGAAGCTTCGGCCATCGAATGGTCCGGCCAGGCGCCGCGGCTGATCGAAGGGCGCAGCGACAACATCAAGGTGACCCGCCCGGAAGACCTGGAGTGGCTGCGCCAGCGTTGGGCAGGGCGCCGCTGA
- the truD gene encoding tRNA pseudouridine(13) synthase TruD, whose translation MTELELLGPRASGQPLGTAILKAVAEDFQVDEVLDIPLSGQGEHLWLWVEKRDLNTEEAARRLARAAGVPVRSISYAGLKDRQALTRQWFSLHLPGKADPDLSRAEDATLRVLKQVRHQRKLQRGAHSANGFTLRLTALAADHAALDARLQTLKQQGVPNYFGGQRFGHGGGNVQDAQHWAARKALPEQRNVRSRLLSAARSYLFNQVLAARVADGSWQRAQVGDLLAFTDSRSFFSAGEQECSDPRLAILDLHPTGPMWGEGPSPAAGAALTLETAIGQQHALLCQWLANAGMSHERRILRLPIGGLTWHYPEPDILQLEFVLPAGCFATVVVRELVDLVPAGQTDSPCVF comes from the coding sequence ATGACCGAACTGGAACTGCTGGGCCCGCGCGCATCGGGCCAACCCCTGGGCACTGCGATACTCAAGGCTGTTGCCGAAGACTTCCAGGTCGATGAGGTGCTGGACATTCCGCTATCGGGCCAGGGCGAGCACCTGTGGTTGTGGGTGGAGAAGCGCGACCTCAATACTGAGGAAGCTGCCCGCCGCCTGGCGCGAGCCGCGGGCGTGCCGGTGCGTTCGATCAGCTATGCCGGCCTCAAGGACCGCCAGGCCCTGACGCGCCAGTGGTTCAGCCTGCATCTGCCCGGTAAGGCAGACCCCGACCTGTCGCGTGCCGAAGATGCCACTCTGCGTGTGCTCAAGCAGGTGCGTCACCAGCGCAAACTGCAGCGCGGCGCCCATTCGGCCAATGGCTTCACCCTGCGCCTTACGGCGCTGGCGGCTGATCATGCTGCCCTCGATGCCCGCCTGCAGACGCTCAAACAGCAGGGTGTGCCGAACTACTTCGGCGGCCAGCGTTTCGGGCATGGCGGCGGCAATGTCCAGGATGCCCAGCACTGGGCTGCCCGCAAGGCCCTGCCCGAGCAGCGCAACGTGCGTTCGCGGCTGCTCTCGGCTGCCCGCAGCTACCTGTTCAACCAGGTCCTGGCCGCTCGCGTTGCCGACGGCAGTTGGCAGCGGGCCCAAGTTGGTGACCTGTTGGCATTCACCGATAGCCGCAGTTTTTTTTCGGCGGGTGAACAGGAATGTTCAGATCCTCGCCTGGCCATTCTGGATTTGCATCCCACCGGCCCGATGTGGGGCGAGGGCCCGTCTCCAGCGGCCGGCGCGGCCTTGACGCTGGAGACGGCGATAGGTCAGCAGCATGCATTGCTGTGCCAATGGCTGGCCAATGCAGGCATGAGTCACGAACGGCGCATCCTGCGGCTCCCTATTGGCGGCCTGACGTGGCATTATCCCGAGCCTGATATCCTGCAACTGGAATTCGTCCTTCCGGCCGGATGCTTCGCCACCGTGGTGGTGCGCGAACTCGTCGATCTGGTGCCGGCAGGGCAGACGGACAGCCCATGCGTATTCTGA
- the eno gene encoding phosphopyruvate hydratase, producing MAKIVDIKGREVLDSRGNPTVEADVLLDNGIIGSACAPSGASTGSREALELRDGDKSRYMGKGVLKAVGNINGPIRDLLLGKDPSDQKALDRAMIELDGTENKAKLGANAILAVSLAAAKAAAQDQDLPLYAHIANLNGTPGQYSMPVPMMNIINGGEHADNNVDIQEFMVQPVGAKTFSDGLRMGTEIFHHLKAVLKARGLNTAVGDEGGFAPNLASNEDALGAIAEAVEKAGYKLGTDVTLALDCAASEFYEDGKYNLSGEGKSFDAEGFADYLKGLTERFPIISIEDGLDESDWAGWKILTDKIGEKVQLVGDDLFVTNTKILKEGIEKGIGNSILIKFNQIGSLTETLEAIQMAKAAGYTAVISHRSGETEDSTIADLAVGTAAGQIKTGSLCRSDRVSKYNQLLRIEEQLGAKAVYRGRAEFRG from the coding sequence ATGGCAAAAATCGTCGACATCAAAGGTCGTGAAGTTCTCGATTCGCGTGGCAACCCCACCGTGGAAGCCGATGTACTGCTCGACAACGGCATCATCGGCAGCGCTTGCGCGCCGTCCGGTGCTTCCACCGGCTCGCGCGAAGCGCTGGAGCTGCGTGATGGCGACAAGAGCCGTTACATGGGCAAGGGCGTGCTGAAAGCTGTTGGCAACATCAACGGCCCGATCCGTGACCTGCTGCTGGGCAAGGACCCTTCCGACCAGAAGGCCCTGGACCGCGCCATGATCGAACTGGACGGTACCGAGAACAAGGCCAAGCTGGGCGCCAACGCCATCCTGGCTGTTTCCCTGGCTGCTGCCAAGGCTGCTGCCCAGGACCAGGACCTGCCGCTGTACGCGCACATCGCCAACCTGAACGGCACCCCAGGTCAGTACTCGATGCCGGTTCCGATGATGAACATCATCAACGGTGGCGAGCACGCCGATAACAACGTCGACATCCAGGAGTTCATGGTGCAGCCGGTTGGCGCCAAGACCTTCTCCGATGGCCTGCGCATGGGCACCGAGATCTTCCATCACCTCAAGGCTGTGCTCAAGGCCCGTGGCCTGAACACTGCCGTGGGTGACGAAGGTGGCTTCGCGCCGAACCTGGCTTCCAACGAAGATGCCCTGGGCGCTATCGCTGAAGCCGTCGAAAAAGCTGGCTACAAACTGGGTACAGACGTGACCCTGGCCCTCGATTGCGCGGCCTCCGAATTCTACGAAGACGGCAAGTACAACCTGTCCGGTGAAGGCAAGTCGTTTGACGCCGAAGGCTTTGCCGACTATCTGAAAGGCCTCACCGAGCGCTTCCCGATCATCTCGATCGAAGACGGTCTGGATGAATCCGACTGGGCTGGCTGGAAGATTCTCACCGACAAGATCGGCGAGAAGGTGCAACTGGTCGGTGACGACCTGTTCGTGACCAACACCAAGATCCTCAAGGAAGGCATCGAGAAAGGCATCGGTAACTCGATCCTGATCAAGTTCAACCAGATCGGCTCGCTGACCGAAACCCTGGAAGCCATCCAGATGGCCAAGGCCGCAGGCTACACCGCAGTGATCTCGCACCGCTCCGGTGAAACCGAAGACTCGACCATTGCCGACCTGGCTGTGGGTACTGCCGCTGGCCAGATCAAGACCGGCTCGCTGTGCCGTTCCGACCGCGTCTCCAAGTACAACCAGTTGCTGCGCATCGAAGAACAACTGGGCGCCAAAGCGGTTTACCGCGGTCGTGCCGAGTTTCGCGGCTAA
- a CDS encoding S-(hydroxymethyl)glutathione dehydrogenase/class III alcohol dehydrogenase — translation MIKSRAAVAFEAKKPLEIVEVDVAMPKAGEVLLRVVASGVCHTDAYTLSGADPEGIFPSILGHEGGAIVEAIGEGVTSVAVGDHVIPLYTPECGQCKFCRSGKTNLCQAIRATQGKGLMPDGTTRFSYKGQQLFHYMGTSTFSEYTVLPEISVAKIQKEAPLEKVCLLGCGVTTGIGAVLNTAKVKPGDTVAIFGLGGIGLSAVIGAVKAKASRIIAIDINPAKFEIARQLGATDCINPKEYDRPIQEVIVDLTDGGVDFSFECIGNVQLMRAALECCHKGWGESVIIGVAGAGQEIATRPFQLVTGRVWRGSAFGGVRGRTELPSYVEMSEKGEIPLDTFITHTMGLEDINKAFDLMHEGKSIRSVIHF, via the coding sequence ATGATCAAGTCCCGTGCCGCTGTAGCCTTCGAGGCCAAGAAACCTCTGGAAATCGTCGAAGTGGACGTGGCCATGCCCAAGGCTGGCGAAGTCCTGCTGCGTGTGGTGGCCAGCGGTGTTTGCCACACTGACGCCTATACCCTCTCGGGTGCCGACCCGGAAGGTATCTTCCCGTCGATTCTGGGCCATGAAGGTGGCGCGATCGTCGAGGCGATCGGTGAGGGTGTCACCTCGGTGGCGGTCGGCGATCACGTGATCCCGCTGTATACCCCTGAGTGTGGTCAATGCAAATTCTGCCGCTCGGGCAAGACCAACCTGTGCCAGGCCATACGTGCCACCCAGGGCAAGGGGTTGATGCCGGACGGCACCACTCGTTTCTCGTACAAGGGCCAACAGCTGTTCCACTACATGGGCACCTCGACCTTCTCCGAGTACACCGTGCTGCCGGAAATCTCCGTCGCCAAGATCCAGAAGGAAGCGCCGCTGGAAAAGGTCTGCCTGCTTGGTTGCGGCGTGACCACCGGTATCGGTGCGGTGCTGAACACTGCCAAGGTCAAGCCGGGTGACACAGTGGCCATCTTCGGCCTGGGCGGCATCGGCCTGTCGGCGGTCATAGGCGCAGTCAAAGCCAAGGCATCGCGCATCATCGCCATCGACATCAACCCGGCCAAGTTCGAGATCGCCCGTCAACTGGGCGCCACCGACTGCATCAACCCGAAGGAATACGATCGCCCGATCCAGGAAGTGATCGTCGACCTTACCGATGGCGGCGTAGACTTTTCGTTCGAATGTATCGGCAACGTACAACTGATGCGCGCGGCTCTGGAGTGCTGCCACAAGGGTTGGGGGGAATCGGTGATCATCGGTGTCGCCGGTGCCGGCCAGGAAATCGCCACTCGCCCGTTTCAGCTGGTGACCGGGCGCGTCTGGCGTGGTTCTGCCTTCGGTGGCGTGCGCGGCCGTACCGAACTGCCAAGCTACGTGGAAATGTCCGAGAAGGGCGAGATTCCGCTGGACACCTTCATCACCCATACCATGGGCCTTGAAGATATCAACAAGGCTTTCGACCTGATGCATGAAGGCAAGAGCATCCGCAGCGTGATCCACTTCTGA
- the ispF gene encoding 2-C-methyl-D-erythritol 2,4-cyclodiphosphate synthase → MRIGHGYDVHRFCDGDFITLGGVRIPHKYGLLAHSDGDVLLHALSDALLGAAGLGDIGKHFPDTDPQFKGADSRVLLRHVVGIVQAKGWKVGNVDATIVAQAPKMSPHIETMRQRIAEDLQVELDQVNVKATTTEKLGFTGREEGIAVHAVALLLPA, encoded by the coding sequence ATGCGTATTGGCCACGGCTACGATGTGCACCGTTTTTGCGACGGTGATTTCATTACCCTGGGTGGGGTGCGTATCCCCCACAAATACGGCCTCCTGGCCCACTCCGACGGTGACGTGCTGCTGCATGCCCTGAGCGATGCCTTGCTTGGCGCGGCGGGTCTGGGTGACATCGGCAAGCACTTCCCCGATACGGACCCGCAATTCAAGGGCGCCGACAGTCGCGTACTGCTACGCCATGTGGTCGGCATCGTCCAGGCCAAAGGCTGGAAAGTCGGTAATGTCGACGCCACCATCGTTGCCCAGGCGCCGAAAATGTCTCCGCATATCGAAACCATGCGCCAACGGATCGCCGAGGACCTGCAGGTCGAACTCGACCAGGTCAACGTCAAGGCCACCACCACCGAGAAACTGGGCTTCACCGGCCGCGAGGAGGGTATCGCCGTGCATGCGGTCGCCCTGCTGCTGCCAGCATGA
- a CDS encoding LysR substrate-binding domain-containing protein, whose product MSRWEGIDEFVAVAESGQFTAAAERMGVSSSHISRQIARLEERLQTRLLYRSTRRVTLSEAGQTFLQHCQRLQDGREEALRAMGDLASEPKGLLRMTCAVAYGERFIVPLVTRFMALYPQLRVEVELSNRTLDLLHEGMDLAIRLGRLADSRLVATRLAPRRMYLCASPAYLERYGRPHSLSELARHNCLVGSSDLWALQQDGREISQRVQGNWRCNSGQAVLDAALLGMGLCQLPDYYVLEHLNSGALVSLLEAHQPPNTAVWALYPQQRHLSPKVRRLVDYLKEGLAGMPEYRMA is encoded by the coding sequence ATCAGTCGGTGGGAAGGCATCGATGAATTCGTAGCCGTGGCCGAATCGGGCCAGTTCACGGCCGCAGCCGAGCGCATGGGCGTATCGTCGTCGCATATAAGCCGGCAGATCGCCCGCCTTGAGGAGCGCTTGCAAACCCGCCTGCTGTATCGCAGTACGCGCCGCGTGACCCTGAGTGAAGCCGGGCAGACATTCCTGCAACATTGCCAACGCCTGCAGGATGGCCGTGAAGAAGCACTGCGCGCCATGGGTGACCTGGCCAGCGAACCCAAGGGGCTATTGCGCATGACCTGTGCTGTGGCTTATGGCGAGCGCTTCATCGTGCCGCTGGTGACGCGCTTCATGGCGCTGTATCCACAGTTGCGGGTCGAAGTGGAGTTGAGCAACCGCACGCTGGACCTGCTGCACGAAGGCATGGACCTGGCCATTCGCCTGGGCCGGCTTGCCGATTCGAGGTTGGTGGCGACGCGCCTGGCGCCACGGCGCATGTACCTGTGCGCTTCACCCGCCTACCTTGAGCGCTACGGCCGTCCGCACAGCCTGTCGGAACTGGCCCGGCACAACTGCCTGGTGGGCAGCTCGGACCTGTGGGCATTGCAACAGGACGGGCGCGAGATCAGCCAACGGGTGCAGGGCAACTGGCGGTGCAATAGTGGCCAGGCAGTGCTGGATGCCGCTTTACTGGGAATGGGGCTATGCCAGTTGCCGGATTACTACGTACTGGAACACCTAAACAGCGGCGCACTGGTGTCGTTGCTGGAAGCGCATCAGCCGCCCAATACGGCGGTGTGGGCGCTGTATCCGCAGCAGCGGCACCTGTCGCCCAAGGTTCGGCGGCTGGTGGATTATCTGAAGGAAGGGTTAGCGGGGATGCCGGAGTACCGAATGGCCTGA